A portion of the Heptranchias perlo isolate sHepPer1 unplaced genomic scaffold, sHepPer1.hap1 HAP1_SCAFFOLD_64, whole genome shotgun sequence genome contains these proteins:
- the LOC137317932 gene encoding histone H2A.J-like: MSGRGKTGGKARAKAKSRSSRAGLQFPVGRVHRLLRKGNYAERVGAGAPVYLTAVLEYLTAEILELAGNAARDNKKTRIIPRHLQLAIRNDEELNKLLGRVTIAQGGVLPNIQAVLLPKKTSTVSTKSK, encoded by the coding sequence atgtctggaagaggaaaaaccggcggtaaagctcgggccaaggccaagtctcgctcatcccgggctggactgcagttccctgtgggccgtgttcacaggctcctgcgaaaggggaactatgctgaacgtgtgggtgccggagccccggtctatctgacggctgtgctcgagtatctgacggctgaaatcctcgagctggccggcaacgcggcccgggacaacaagaagacccgtatcatccccagacacctgcagctggccatccgcaacgacgaggagctcaacaagcttctgggacgggtgaccatcgctcagggcggggtgctgcctaatatccaggccgtgctgctgccgaagaaaaccagcactgtgagcaccaagagcaaataa
- the LOC137317960 gene encoding histone H2A-like has translation MSGRGKTGGKARSKAKSRSSRAGLQFPVDRVHRLLRKGNDAERVGAGAPVYLAALFEHLTAEILELAGNAARDNKKTRIIPRQLQMAIRNNEELNKLMGMVTIAQGGVLPNIQAVLLPKKSAVSIKKK, from the coding sequence atgtctggaagaggaaaaaccggcggtaaagctcggtccaaggccaagtctcgctcatcccgggccggactgcagttccctgtggaccgtgttcacaggctcctgcgaaaggggaacgacgctgaacgtgtgggtgccggagctccggtctatctggctgctttgTTCGagcatctgacggctgaaatcctcgagctggccggcaacgcggcccgggacaacaaaaagacccgcatcatccccagacagctGCAGATGGCCATCCGCAAcaacgaggagctcaacaagctgatgggaatggtgaccatcgctcagggcggggtgctgcctaatatccaggccgtgctgttgCCGAAGAAAAGCGCTGTGAGCATCAAAAAGAAGTGA